One Kribbella sp. NBC_00662 genomic region harbors:
- a CDS encoding glycoside hydrolase, with product MTQRARVTVNAAADLGPLDRIWASLGYDEINWTYTPQGSRTLRTIGSFAETPYHVRPHNIFTSGTGFGLPHWGSGNVYHEDADGTPYYDFTIADLTYDAIVNAGHHPLVELGFTPLALVPEYAKTDFAYEGSPSLYSEYEAGWWSYPPKDFGKFAGLVAALVEHALERYGEDEVQHWLWELWNEPDITYWRGTPEQYHDLYEQTAKAIRAVYPAAKVGGPAVTGGGDAFLRDFLKACADRDLPVDFVSFHTKGAHFTPWRTYGPIGAPAPVQQSPSTAKMLREIDTALTVIDKFPQYAGKPVIVDECDASVPAHWGIYDNANFAYRNTEYYPVFQAQLMKKILELNEQHTAKVHEATTWSFSMEGERYFEGTRSFVTASGIEKPLMNVYRAFAHLGDRRVDAIGTDLPDEIDAIATRDASKIAILVWRHTDDQYAADATTVPVDLELEGLDPGRWTVEHFRIDRDHSNSHTIWQALGSPQDPTPEQLAAVTARQGLERLCDDTPIDIESGYAVPLELPLELPLPSLSLVVLTKVG from the coding sequence ATGACTCAGCGAGCGCGTGTCACCGTCAATGCCGCCGCCGACCTCGGGCCGCTGGACCGGATCTGGGCCAGCCTCGGGTACGACGAGATCAACTGGACCTACACGCCGCAGGGCAGTCGCACGCTGCGCACCATCGGTTCGTTCGCCGAGACGCCGTACCACGTCCGTCCGCACAACATCTTCACCAGCGGCACCGGCTTCGGCCTGCCGCACTGGGGGAGCGGCAACGTCTACCACGAGGACGCCGATGGTACGCCGTACTACGACTTCACGATCGCGGATCTGACGTACGACGCGATCGTGAACGCCGGCCACCATCCACTGGTCGAGCTCGGGTTCACCCCGCTGGCCCTCGTACCGGAGTACGCCAAGACCGACTTCGCGTACGAAGGCAGTCCGAGTCTCTACAGCGAGTACGAAGCCGGCTGGTGGTCCTATCCGCCCAAGGACTTCGGCAAATTCGCCGGACTGGTCGCAGCACTCGTCGAGCACGCGCTGGAGCGGTACGGCGAGGATGAGGTCCAGCACTGGCTCTGGGAGCTGTGGAACGAGCCCGATATCACCTACTGGCGCGGTACGCCGGAGCAGTACCACGACCTGTACGAGCAGACGGCCAAAGCGATCCGCGCCGTCTACCCGGCGGCCAAGGTGGGCGGCCCAGCGGTCACAGGCGGCGGAGACGCGTTCCTGCGCGACTTCCTGAAGGCCTGCGCCGACCGCGACCTGCCGGTGGACTTCGTGTCCTTCCACACCAAGGGCGCCCACTTCACTCCCTGGCGCACGTACGGCCCGATCGGCGCACCGGCGCCGGTACAGCAATCACCGTCGACCGCAAAGATGCTCCGCGAGATCGACACCGCGTTGACAGTCATCGACAAGTTCCCGCAGTACGCCGGGAAGCCTGTGATCGTGGACGAGTGCGACGCCTCGGTGCCGGCGCACTGGGGGATCTACGACAACGCCAACTTCGCGTATCGCAACACGGAGTACTACCCGGTCTTCCAAGCGCAGCTGATGAAGAAGATCCTCGAGCTGAACGAACAGCACACCGCGAAGGTGCACGAGGCAACGACCTGGAGCTTCTCGATGGAGGGGGAGCGATACTTCGAGGGCACGCGCAGTTTCGTCACGGCGTCCGGCATCGAGAAGCCGCTGATGAACGTGTACCGCGCCTTCGCGCACCTCGGCGACCGCCGCGTCGACGCCATCGGGACCGACCTGCCTGACGAGATCGACGCGATCGCCACCCGTGACGCATCGAAGATCGCGATCCTGGTCTGGCGCCACACCGACGACCAGTACGCCGCCGACGCCACCACCGTCCCCGTCGACCTCGAGCTGGAGGGTCTCGATCCGGGCCGCTGGACCGTCGAGCACTTCCGGATCGACCGCGACCACAGCAACAGCCACACGATCTGGCAGGCCCTCGGCTCGCCGCAGGACCCGACCCCCGAGCAGCTCGCCGCGGTCACCGCGCGTCAGGGGCTGGAACGGCTCTGCGACGACACGCCGATCGACATCGAATCGGGGTATGCGGTGCCCCTTGAACTGCCCCTCGAACTGCCGCTCCCGTCGCTGAGTCTGGTCGTGCTCACGAAGGTCGGTTGA
- a CDS encoding nucleoside hydrolase: MKPVILDVDTGLDDACALLLAARHPELDLKAVTCAGGNVGLDDVVRNTLTVLDAAGRPDVPVARGAGVPLLQPVRMARHVHGDDGLGDLDWPRSTRTTDPRHAVELLRDVLREAAATGDLITLIPLAPLTNIALLLRTYPDAAAGLREIVFMGGAAGIGNATASAEFNIWTDPEAAAIVLTAAGELGVPTTMYGLDVFYDVVVTLERARGLSGSPSAELARKLIEKRSELYQADGASIGDGGAVCAVIDPSGLTTQPFPVRIELSGSWSRGRTIVDTRDWSADLTSDPHGPSPTTVQVATAVDGKRYAEMWLATVS; this comes from the coding sequence ATGAAGCCGGTGATTCTCGATGTCGACACGGGCCTGGACGACGCCTGCGCGCTGCTGCTCGCCGCTCGGCACCCCGAGCTCGACCTCAAGGCCGTGACCTGTGCCGGCGGCAACGTCGGACTTGATGACGTCGTACGGAACACGCTGACCGTGCTGGATGCCGCGGGCCGGCCGGATGTACCCGTCGCGCGCGGTGCCGGCGTACCGCTGCTCCAGCCGGTGCGGATGGCGCGGCACGTCCACGGCGACGACGGGCTCGGCGACCTCGACTGGCCACGGTCGACGCGGACGACGGATCCGCGGCACGCGGTCGAGCTGCTGCGCGACGTACTGCGTGAGGCCGCGGCGACCGGGGACCTGATCACACTGATCCCGTTGGCGCCGCTGACGAACATCGCGTTGCTGCTGCGGACCTACCCGGACGCGGCGGCCGGGCTGCGCGAGATCGTCTTCATGGGTGGCGCCGCAGGAATCGGGAACGCGACGGCATCGGCGGAGTTCAACATCTGGACCGATCCGGAGGCGGCCGCGATCGTGCTGACCGCGGCGGGTGAACTCGGCGTACCGACGACGATGTACGGGCTGGATGTCTTCTACGACGTGGTCGTCACGCTGGAGCGGGCGCGCGGACTGAGCGGGTCGCCGTCGGCCGAGCTCGCGCGGAAGCTGATCGAGAAGCGCAGCGAGCTGTACCAGGCCGACGGAGCGAGCATCGGCGACGGCGGTGCGGTGTGCGCGGTGATCGATCCGTCCGGGCTCACGACGCAGCCGTTCCCGGTGCGCATCGAGCTGTCGGGAAGCTGGTCGCGCGGGCGGACCATCGTCGACACACGGGACTGGTCGGCCGATCTGACCAGCGATCCGCACGGGCCGTCGCCGACAACGGTTCAGGTCGCGACAGCAGTGGACGGCAAGCGGTACGCCGAGATGTGGCTCGCGACCGTCAGCTGA
- a CDS encoding TetR/AcrR family transcriptional regulator, giving the protein MTRRDPSSHAAAGITVTAIADAALAVIRTDRVDGLTMRSVAERLHVRAPTLYHHVRSKSDLLDLVARNAFDQFTADNAAYEKLRTIDEWIELTRSGSLELRAFYAEHPGLAGLIQSKAAPDRDQGDGSRAELIRAQIDALVRLGVPEPEARHLFEVTARWSLAAVVAESADSPDIFTDGLDLFLYGVRARLVDLVS; this is encoded by the coding sequence ATGACCAGACGCGACCCGTCATCCCATGCGGCAGCCGGCATCACGGTGACTGCGATCGCCGATGCCGCCCTGGCTGTCATTCGCACGGACCGCGTGGACGGCCTGACGATGCGTTCGGTCGCCGAGCGCCTCCACGTCCGCGCGCCGACCCTCTATCACCACGTCCGGAGCAAGTCCGACCTGCTCGACCTGGTCGCCCGCAACGCGTTCGATCAGTTCACGGCCGACAACGCGGCGTACGAGAAGCTCCGGACGATCGACGAGTGGATCGAGCTGACGAGATCCGGCTCCCTCGAACTGCGCGCCTTCTACGCCGAACACCCGGGCCTGGCCGGACTGATCCAGTCAAAGGCCGCGCCGGATCGCGACCAGGGCGACGGATCCCGCGCCGAACTCATCCGCGCCCAGATCGACGCCCTCGTCCGCCTCGGCGTACCGGAGCCCGAAGCGCGTCACCTGTTCGAGGTCACCGCTCGCTGGAGTTTGGCTGCAGTCGTCGCGGAGTCGGCCGACAGCCCGGACATCTTCACCGACGGCCTCGACCTGTTCCTGTACGGCGTGCGCGCCCGCCTGGTCGATCTGGTCAGCTGA
- a CDS encoding GNAT family N-acetyltransferase — protein sequence MTGFRPAYPLRTDRLELRPHRMDDLDDLYAFHSRPEVVRYTPWPVRDREETRVALEKKLPQGELKEPGQWLVLAIELRETGTVIGEVLLKWASETDRQGEIGFALHTSYQGKGLAAEAAREMLRVGFEELGLHRIVAVLDDRNDASARLLERLGMRREAHFIDALRFKGEWANEYVYALLEDDWRNAD from the coding sequence GTGACTGGATTCCGACCCGCGTACCCACTGCGGACCGATCGGCTGGAGCTGCGGCCGCATCGGATGGACGACCTGGACGATCTGTACGCGTTCCATTCGCGGCCGGAGGTGGTGCGGTACACGCCGTGGCCGGTGCGCGATCGCGAGGAGACGCGGGTCGCGCTGGAGAAGAAGCTTCCGCAGGGCGAGTTGAAGGAGCCGGGTCAATGGCTGGTGCTCGCGATCGAACTGCGCGAAACCGGGACCGTGATCGGCGAGGTTCTGTTGAAGTGGGCGAGCGAGACCGATCGACAGGGCGAGATCGGGTTCGCGCTGCACACGTCGTACCAGGGGAAGGGGCTGGCGGCGGAGGCGGCGCGGGAGATGCTGCGGGTCGGGTTCGAGGAGCTCGGGCTACACCGGATCGTCGCGGTCCTGGACGATCGGAACGACGCCTCGGCTCGGTTGCTCGAGCGGTTGGGGATGCGTCGGGAGGCGCATTTCATCGACGCTCTGCGGTTCAAGGGCGAATGGGCGAACGAGTACGTCTACGCATTGCTGGAGGACGATTGGCGTAATGCCGATTGA
- the ubiG gene encoding bifunctional 2-polyprenyl-6-hydroxyphenol methylase/3-demethylubiquinol 3-O-methyltransferase UbiG, whose protein sequence is MPIDNAIYDRLGSGWWDESNPLNALNGSFTPARFTYFRDVLAQLGRNPAGLQAVDVGCGGGFLAEEFARLGCRVLGVDPSEVSIRTAQQHATAYGLKIGYAVNAGERLALKDESVDIAYCCDVLEHVTDLDQVIAETARVLKPGGVYLFDTINRTRASKLFFIKLLQEWRLTRMVDTGVHSWTMFIKPTELEEILRRHGLRLREVVGLGPRAGLASLGWNFVRVRLGRLSFGDASRLMDLGRVRRVDLSYLGYATKLSRRSGSGESRQG, encoded by the coding sequence ATGCCGATTGACAACGCGATCTACGACCGGCTGGGCAGCGGCTGGTGGGACGAGTCGAATCCACTGAATGCGCTGAACGGCAGCTTCACGCCTGCCCGGTTCACGTACTTCCGCGACGTACTCGCGCAGCTCGGACGCAATCCGGCCGGCCTGCAGGCCGTCGACGTCGGCTGCGGTGGCGGTTTCCTGGCCGAGGAGTTCGCACGGCTCGGCTGCCGGGTCCTCGGCGTCGATCCGTCAGAGGTCTCGATCCGGACCGCGCAGCAGCACGCAACGGCGTACGGATTGAAGATCGGGTACGCCGTGAACGCTGGCGAACGGCTTGCGCTCAAGGACGAGAGCGTCGATATCGCGTACTGCTGTGACGTGCTCGAGCATGTCACCGATCTGGATCAGGTCATCGCCGAGACGGCCAGGGTGCTGAAGCCGGGCGGGGTCTACCTGTTCGACACGATCAACCGGACACGGGCGTCGAAGCTGTTCTTCATCAAGCTACTGCAGGAGTGGCGGTTGACCCGGATGGTCGACACCGGCGTGCACTCCTGGACGATGTTCATCAAGCCGACGGAGCTCGAGGAGATCCTGCGGCGGCACGGTCTGCGGTTGCGCGAAGTGGTCGGGCTCGGGCCGCGGGCGGGTTTGGCTTCGCTCGGATGGAACTTCGTCCGGGTGCGACTCGGGCGGCTCTCGTTCGGCGACGCGAGTCGACTCATGGACCTCGGTCGGGTGCGGCGGGTCGACCTGTCCTACCTGGGATATGCCACCAAGCTCAGCCGGCGATCGGGATCTGGAGAGTCTCGCCAGGGGTGA
- a CDS encoding LysM peptidoglycan-binding domain-containing protein, producing the protein MSTAALAANALAPRRSPEPAHRSPEPMLRSVPPATTAPSPETAPRRRPRIQGATTESLPVRACSGEALGRHATPTRQRPEVEPSVLRLTRRGRMLLTALSVLIFGSAIVVLGLRVSGVLEPGPHFTHTVPVQVAPGQTLWSIAQNTNPTEDPATIVEKIADLNKLSSPADITPGETLQIPIAG; encoded by the coding sequence ATGAGCACAGCAGCTCTCGCGGCAAACGCACTGGCACCGCGACGCTCGCCCGAGCCCGCGCACCGCTCACCCGAGCCGATGCTGCGCTCGGTCCCGCCGGCGACGACAGCGCCGTCGCCGGAGACCGCGCCGCGCCGTCGGCCGAGGATCCAGGGCGCGACCACCGAGTCGCTCCCGGTCCGGGCCTGCTCCGGCGAAGCCCTCGGTCGCCACGCCACGCCGACCCGTCAGCGCCCGGAGGTCGAGCCGTCGGTCCTCCGCCTGACCCGTCGCGGCCGGATGTTGCTGACCGCCCTGTCGGTCCTGATCTTCGGCTCGGCGATCGTCGTGCTGGGGCTCCGCGTCAGTGGCGTGCTCGAGCCCGGTCCGCACTTCACCCACACCGTCCCGGTCCAGGTGGCGCCCGGTCAGACCCTGTGGTCGATCGCGCAGAACACCAACCCCACCGAGGACCCCGCGACGATCGTCGAGAAGATCGCCGACCTCAACAAACTCTCCAGCCCGGCCGACATCACCCCTGGCGAGACTCTCCAGATCCCGATCGCCGGCTGA
- the lexA gene encoding transcriptional repressor LexA gives MARTPSGSSKDDRTVTELPDGPADATGLTPRQRRVLDVIRDSVDSRGYPPSMREIGEKVGLTSSSSVSHQLRVLEQKGLLRRDPNRPRAIEVRYPGEVDAAARRSALGSVRQTTYDETGAGDAHPDAVYVPVVGQIAAGNPILAEQEIEEVFPLPKAMVGEGTLFMLKVKGESMIDAAICDGDWVVVRQEQTAENGDIVAAMIDGEATVKTFKKTKTEILLLPHNPAFEPIDGKDAVILGKVVTVLRRV, from the coding sequence ATGGCCAGGACGCCGAGCGGTTCCAGTAAGGATGACCGGACCGTGACCGAGCTGCCCGACGGGCCGGCCGACGCGACCGGGCTGACCCCGCGCCAGCGCCGCGTGCTGGACGTGATCCGCGATTCGGTGGACAGCCGCGGCTACCCGCCCTCGATGCGCGAGATCGGCGAGAAGGTCGGGCTGACCAGCTCCTCATCGGTGTCGCATCAGCTGCGCGTGCTCGAGCAGAAGGGTCTGCTGCGCCGCGATCCCAACCGGCCAAGGGCGATCGAGGTCCGCTACCCGGGCGAGGTCGACGCGGCGGCCCGGCGTTCGGCGCTCGGCTCGGTGCGGCAGACGACGTACGACGAGACCGGCGCGGGTGACGCGCATCCGGACGCGGTCTACGTTCCGGTGGTCGGCCAGATCGCCGCCGGTAACCCGATCCTGGCCGAGCAGGAGATCGAAGAGGTCTTCCCGTTGCCCAAGGCAATGGTCGGCGAGGGCACGCTGTTCATGCTGAAGGTCAAGGGCGAGTCGATGATCGACGCGGCGATCTGCGACGGCGACTGGGTCGTCGTCCGGCAGGAGCAGACCGCGGAGAACGGCGACATCGTGGCCGCGATGATCGACGGCGAGGCGACCGTGAAGACGTTCAAGAAGACCAAGACCGAGATCCTGCTGCTGCCCCACAACCCGGCCTTCGAGCCGATCGACGGTAAGGACGCCGTCATTCTCGGAAAGGTCGTAACAGTTCTGCGCCGAGTCTGA
- a CDS encoding glutathione peroxidase, with protein MTTVYDFSATRIEGNEQSLADFRDQVLLVVNTASQCAQTPQYTGLQKLYRTYRRQGFSVLGFPCDQFGHQEPGDENEIANFCSTIYHVTFPMFAKIDVNGSRTIPLYNWLKREQGGLLGGRIKWNFTKFLIGRDGGVIARYAPTHSPEKLVDKIEAALAVPAPSRETND; from the coding sequence ATGACGACTGTCTATGACTTCAGCGCCACGCGGATCGAAGGCAATGAACAGTCTCTTGCCGATTTCCGCGACCAGGTGCTCCTGGTGGTGAACACGGCGTCGCAGTGTGCCCAGACTCCGCAGTACACAGGTCTTCAGAAGCTCTACCGGACGTACCGCCGGCAGGGCTTCTCGGTGCTCGGCTTCCCCTGCGACCAGTTCGGCCACCAGGAGCCCGGTGACGAGAACGAGATCGCGAACTTCTGCTCGACGATCTACCACGTCACGTTCCCGATGTTCGCCAAGATCGATGTCAACGGGTCGAGGACGATCCCGTTGTACAACTGGCTGAAACGCGAGCAGGGCGGCCTGCTCGGCGGTCGGATCAAGTGGAACTTCACCAAGTTCCTGATCGGCCGTGACGGTGGGGTGATCGCGCGCTACGCGCCCACCCACTCGCCGGAGAAGCTGGTCGACAAGATCGAGGCCGCGCTGGCGGTGCCGGCGCCGTCGAGGGAAACGAACGACTGA
- the ligD gene encoding non-homologous end-joining DNA ligase, with protein sequence MSPAGPPVLPMMASLGQMPSGSGWSYELKWDGIRVIAEVDDGVCRLWSRNSHDVSGGYPELIGLAEAPGLRLPAVLDGEIVTLDENGAPSFGLLQRRMHVRDPRQLRHLITEVPVSVRLFDVLRFDGKWLLEATYDERRGLLDSLEIGDPFWEIPPALQDGSEALDQSAAQGLEGVVAKRRKSRYLPGRRSSDWIKIKPVQTRDVVLCGWHPGEGNREGMIGSFYCGAHSEPGGELVLIGKVGSGLDFATLDMLSAELSGLEIDRPSFDPSSIPMTDRRRAHWLDPVLVAEVTFSGWGGDGRLRHPVWRGLRLDIDPETVLVEAG encoded by the coding sequence ATGAGTCCGGCCGGTCCGCCCGTGCTGCCGATGATGGCGTCGCTGGGGCAGATGCCATCGGGTTCGGGCTGGTCGTACGAGTTGAAATGGGACGGCATCCGCGTCATCGCCGAGGTCGACGACGGGGTGTGCCGCTTGTGGTCACGCAACAGCCACGATGTCTCCGGCGGTTACCCGGAGCTCATCGGGCTGGCCGAAGCTCCCGGGCTGCGGCTCCCCGCCGTACTCGACGGTGAGATCGTCACGCTGGACGAGAACGGCGCGCCGTCGTTCGGTCTGCTGCAGCGGCGGATGCACGTGCGCGATCCACGCCAGCTCAGGCATCTGATCACCGAGGTCCCGGTGTCGGTCCGGCTCTTCGACGTCCTCCGCTTCGACGGCAAGTGGTTGCTAGAAGCAACGTACGACGAACGGCGCGGGCTGCTCGACTCGCTGGAGATCGGCGATCCGTTCTGGGAGATCCCGCCCGCGCTGCAGGACGGTTCGGAAGCGCTGGATCAGTCTGCCGCACAAGGACTCGAAGGAGTCGTGGCCAAGCGGCGCAAGTCGCGGTACCTGCCGGGACGACGCAGCTCCGATTGGATCAAGATCAAGCCGGTGCAGACCCGGGACGTCGTGCTGTGCGGCTGGCATCCGGGGGAGGGGAACCGGGAAGGCATGATCGGGTCGTTCTACTGCGGCGCGCACTCCGAACCCGGTGGCGAGCTCGTGCTGATCGGCAAGGTCGGATCCGGCCTCGATTTCGCCACCCTCGACATGCTCAGCGCCGAACTGTCCGGCCTCGAGATCGACCGCCCGTCGTTCGACCCCTCGAGCATTCCGATGACCGACCGGCGGCGTGCGCACTGGCTCGATCCGGTCCTGGTCGCCGAGGTCACGTTCTCCGGCTGGGGCGGCGACGGCCGACTCCGTCATCCGGTCTGGCGTGGATTGCGCCTCGACATCGACCCGGAAACGGTTCTGGTCGAGGCCGGCTGA
- a CDS encoding ATP-dependent DNA helicase, with protein MAVGVDVRELLEAAVAGIAGQTRPGQVEMAQAVDTAMHDGSHLLVQAGTGTGKSLGYLVPALLHAIEDRRVVVSTATLALQAQLVDRDVPALLDATEKLLPRRPKYAIQKGRNNYACLHRIREGAPDDDGMLVDVPPPGEVGRQVIELRDWAEQQLADGEAGDRDHAPSHQYQAWQQVAIAARECLGAQKCPYGEECFAEKAKEHARKADIVITNHALLSIDAFENRTVLPEHDVVIVDEAHELPARVTGAAGDELSPQMVERAAKRARRFVDDDKADDLIDASDALRAALDGTREGRIEASNGPVLEAAALIRDAARGMYSDLNKKSDDKDDDPDGAKRQSKGAVKEIFDVAERVAALSDLDVVWMIDRDRFGRELRIAPLTVAGLLRELVLRDRTAILTSATLTLGGDFDAIARQVGLRPADKLADDEEMPELEDSETAPLPWRGLDVGSPFEYEKQAILYVAKHLPPPHRDGLGKKQFEEIIDLITAAGGRTLGLFSSRRAAEAATAAVREATDLKVLCQGDAQLGELAREFVDDPETSLFGTLSLWQGIDVPGSTCNLVIIDRVPFPRPDEPLMAARQRAVDEAGGNGFMAVAATHAGLLLAQGTGRLIRRSTDRGVVAILDPRIVTQRYGAFLRASLPPMWPTADREKVLGALKRLQTS; from the coding sequence GTGGCGGTGGGTGTCGATGTGCGGGAACTGCTGGAAGCTGCCGTGGCCGGGATCGCCGGTCAGACCAGGCCGGGGCAGGTGGAGATGGCGCAAGCCGTGGACACCGCGATGCACGACGGATCGCATCTGCTCGTGCAGGCCGGCACCGGCACCGGCAAGTCCCTCGGGTACCTCGTGCCCGCGCTGCTGCACGCGATCGAGGACCGCCGCGTCGTCGTCTCGACCGCGACCCTCGCGCTCCAGGCGCAGCTCGTCGACCGCGACGTCCCCGCGCTCCTCGACGCGACCGAGAAGCTCCTCCCGCGCAGACCGAAGTACGCGATCCAGAAGGGCCGGAACAACTACGCCTGCCTGCACCGGATCCGCGAGGGCGCGCCGGACGACGACGGCATGCTCGTCGACGTGCCTCCGCCCGGCGAGGTCGGCCGCCAGGTCATCGAGCTCCGCGACTGGGCCGAGCAGCAGTTGGCCGACGGCGAGGCCGGCGACCGCGACCACGCGCCCTCCCACCAGTATCAGGCCTGGCAGCAGGTCGCGATCGCCGCACGCGAGTGCCTCGGCGCGCAGAAGTGCCCGTACGGCGAGGAGTGCTTCGCCGAGAAGGCCAAGGAACACGCCCGCAAGGCCGACATCGTCATCACCAACCACGCCCTGCTCTCGATCGACGCCTTCGAGAACCGGACCGTCCTGCCCGAGCACGACGTGGTCATCGTGGACGAGGCCCACGAGCTGCCGGCCCGGGTCACCGGTGCCGCGGGGGACGAGCTTTCGCCGCAGATGGTCGAGCGCGCTGCCAAGCGGGCCCGCCGGTTCGTCGACGACGACAAGGCCGACGACCTGATCGACGCCTCCGACGCCCTTCGCGCCGCCCTCGACGGCACCCGCGAAGGCCGGATCGAGGCGTCCAACGGCCCCGTCCTGGAGGCCGCCGCGCTGATCCGCGACGCCGCCCGCGGGATGTACTCCGACCTGAACAAGAAGTCCGACGACAAGGACGACGACCCGGACGGCGCCAAGCGACAGTCCAAGGGCGCGGTCAAGGAGATCTTCGACGTCGCCGAACGCGTCGCCGCGCTCAGCGATCTCGACGTCGTCTGGATGATCGACCGCGACCGCTTCGGCCGCGAGCTGCGGATCGCCCCGCTGACCGTGGCCGGCCTGCTCCGCGAGCTGGTACTGCGCGACCGCACCGCGATCCTGACGTCCGCGACGCTGACGCTCGGCGGCGACTTCGACGCGATCGCCCGCCAGGTCGGCCTCCGCCCCGCCGACAAGCTCGCTGACGACGAAGAGATGCCGGAGCTGGAGGACTCGGAGACGGCTCCGCTGCCGTGGCGCGGCTTGGACGTCGGCTCCCCGTTCGAGTACGAGAAGCAGGCGATTCTGTACGTCGCCAAGCACCTGCCGCCGCCGCACCGTGACGGCCTGGGCAAGAAGCAGTTCGAGGAGATCATCGACCTGATCACCGCGGCCGGCGGCCGGACGCTCGGTCTGTTCTCGTCCCGGCGCGCCGCCGAGGCAGCGACAGCCGCCGTACGCGAGGCCACCGATCTGAAGGTGCTGTGTCAGGGCGATGCGCAGCTCGGTGAGCTGGCCCGCGAATTCGTCGACGACCCCGAGACCTCACTGTTCGGGACGCTGTCGCTGTGGCAGGGGATCGATGTGCCGGGCTCGACCTGCAACCTGGTGATCATCGACCGCGTTCCGTTCCCACGCCCCGACGAGCCGCTGATGGCAGCTCGGCAGCGAGCGGTCGACGAAGCGGGCGGCAATGGGTTCATGGCCGTCGCCGCGACGCACGCAGGCCTGCTGCTCGCGCAGGGCACCGGCCGGCTGATCCGCCGCAGCACCGACCGCGGCGTCGTCGCGATCCTCGATCCCCGCATCGTCACCCAGCGGTACGGCGCGTTCCTGCGCGCCTCCTTGCCTCCGATGTGGCCGACCGCCGATCGTGAGAAGGTGCTCGGCGCCTTGAAACGACTACAGACCTCATGA